A genomic region of Porticoccaceae bacterium LTM1 contains the following coding sequences:
- a CDS encoding acyl-CoA thioesterase, translating into MSNRNTDPTPTGVLSLQTIAMPADTNPNGDIFGGWVLSQMDLAASIHARRIAKGRVATVAISNMAFLKPVPVGSTVSCYTELEEVGRTSMRFLVDVWCTEQESDQPFKVTEGEFIFVAINDEGKTRVVPEN; encoded by the coding sequence ATGAGCAACCGAAATACAGATCCAACGCCTACCGGCGTACTGAGCTTGCAAACCATTGCCATGCCCGCTGACACAAACCCTAACGGCGATATTTTTGGTGGCTGGGTACTGTCACAAATGGACCTTGCCGCCAGCATTCATGCTCGCCGCATTGCCAAAGGGCGTGTGGCGACAGTCGCCATAAGTAATATGGCCTTCCTGAAACCGGTACCGGTGGGCTCAACTGTCAGCTGTTATACAGAGCTGGAAGAAGTGGGTCGCACCTCTATGCGTTTTCTGGTGGATGTCTGGTGCACCGAGCAGGAATCGGATCAGCCGTTTAAAGTGACGGAAGGCGAGTTTATTTTTGTTGCTATTAATGATGAAGGGAAAACCAGGGTGGTGCCTGAGAATTAA